One region of Chlamydia psittaci 6BC genomic DNA includes:
- a CDS encoding LL-diaminopimelate aminotransferase: MRRNTNFSNLEANYLFSGIRQKIQAFRKTHPEASIIDLSIGDTSYPLHTSVIHTFTRSVEKLGNPKTYRGYGPELGLPALREKLSEVFYHGKVSPEEIFISEGAKMDIFRLFSLFGPGKTIAVQDPSYPVYIDAALLTGSRKILKLPCTKETHFFPVIPQGEAIDILCICSPNNPTGTVLNREQLKELVDYANAHGSIILFDAAYSAFISDPTLPKSIFEIPEARSCAIEVNSFSKSLGFSGVRLGWNVVPKDLKYSDGLPVIRDWERLLFTTFNGACLPVQEAAISGISLFPNLEAVAHYRYNNSLLREALQKAEFSVYGGEQAPYLWVEVPGNIPDEDVFDFFLHQYHIAITPGKGFGSCGKGYVRFSSLGKTEDIVAACQRLTLTSVHDTMVLSL; the protein is encoded by the coding sequence GTTCTCTGGTATTCGTCAGAAAATCCAAGCTTTCCGTAAAACACATCCCGAAGCTTCTATTATCGACCTATCTATAGGGGATACCTCCTATCCACTACATACATCAGTTATTCATACCTTTACACGGTCTGTAGAAAAGTTAGGAAATCCTAAAACGTATCGTGGATACGGTCCAGAATTGGGTCTGCCTGCTTTGAGGGAAAAACTCTCAGAAGTGTTTTATCATGGCAAAGTTTCCCCCGAAGAGATTTTCATCTCTGAAGGAGCGAAAATGGATATTTTCCGTTTATTTTCCTTATTTGGTCCGGGGAAAACCATAGCCGTGCAAGACCCTTCTTACCCCGTCTATATTGATGCTGCTCTGCTTACAGGAAGTCGTAAGATCCTCAAGCTTCCCTGTACAAAAGAAACACATTTTTTCCCTGTAATTCCTCAAGGCGAGGCTATTGATATTCTCTGTATATGCTCTCCCAATAATCCTACAGGGACTGTATTGAATAGAGAACAGCTTAAAGAACTTGTCGACTATGCAAATGCTCACGGGAGCATTATCTTGTTCGATGCCGCCTATAGCGCGTTTATTTCTGATCCTACCTTACCGAAGAGCATTTTTGAAATCCCTGAAGCGCGTTCTTGTGCTATCGAAGTGAACTCCTTTTCTAAGTCTTTAGGTTTTTCAGGAGTACGTTTGGGATGGAATGTAGTTCCTAAAGATCTTAAATATAGCGACGGTCTCCCCGTAATTCGCGATTGGGAACGTTTGCTATTTACAACATTTAATGGAGCATGTTTACCAGTGCAAGAAGCTGCTATCTCAGGAATTTCTCTATTCCCTAATTTAGAAGCAGTTGCACATTATCGCTACAATAATTCTCTTTTACGTGAAGCACTACAAAAAGCTGAATTCTCAGTATACGGTGGTGAGCAAGCTCCCTACCTATGGGTCGAAGTCCCTGGGAATATCCCAGATGAAGATGTTTTTGACTTTTTCTTACACCAGTATCATATTGCTATTACTCCCGGAAAAGGATTCGGATCATGTGGAAAAGGGTATGTTCGCTTTTCTTCCTTAGGGAAAACAGAAGATATTGTTGCAGCTTGTCAACGTTTAACTCTAACATCTGTGCATGATACCATGGTGTTGTCCCTATGA
- a CDS encoding proline--tRNA ligase, whose product MKTSQLFYKTSKNANKEASVLSYELLEKAGYIFKTAKGIYTYTPLFWRVARKMMEIIREELNAIGGQELVLPILHPAELWQKTGRWEAFRSEGLLYTLKDREDKEFCLAPTHEEIVSLFVSQWLSGRKHLPLHLYQIATKFRDEIRPRFGLMRAKEFLMEDSYTFSDSPEQMNKQYAKLRQAYQNIFDRLDIQYVIVEADGGKIGKGKSEEFHVLSSLGEDTICVSGHYGANIEAAVAQPPQYTYDKEYLPIEEVSTPEVRTIENLQDFFSVPPHRILKTLVVKLSYGEQDKFAAIGIRGDRQINLTKIGSKLNADECSLASDEEIQKHLGVEKGFIGPLNCPIDFYADETTQCMTNFICAGNVKDKHYKNVNWDRDIPRPEYTDFLLAEAGDLCPANNNAPYEIFAGVEVAHIFNLGTRYTECFEVVFQDEQGKPQSCWMGTYGIGIGRTLAACIEQLADDRGIVWPKAIAPFDITILYNGGDATCEEAAEKIYKELQCHGYAPLLDDRNERLGFKLKDSDLIGIPYKLILGKTFLNSGMLEIESRSIEKFSVEPKDFFNWCKSHLPSPRCFCPIS is encoded by the coding sequence ATGAAAACTTCCCAGCTTTTTTACAAAACTTCTAAAAATGCCAATAAAGAAGCCTCGGTTTTATCTTACGAGCTGTTGGAAAAAGCTGGTTACATTTTCAAGACGGCAAAAGGAATTTACACTTACACCCCACTATTTTGGCGCGTTGCTCGCAAAATGATGGAGATTATTCGTGAAGAACTTAATGCTATTGGAGGTCAAGAACTGGTACTCCCTATCCTACATCCTGCGGAACTTTGGCAAAAAACAGGACGCTGGGAAGCATTTCGCTCAGAGGGTCTTCTCTATACCCTAAAAGATAGAGAAGATAAGGAATTTTGTCTTGCACCCACACACGAAGAAATCGTCTCTTTGTTTGTTTCCCAATGGTTATCAGGAAGAAAACACTTACCTCTCCATCTGTATCAAATTGCTACAAAATTCCGAGATGAGATTCGACCAAGATTCGGCTTAATGCGAGCTAAAGAATTCCTCATGGAGGATAGTTACACATTCTCAGATTCTCCTGAACAAATGAATAAACAGTACGCTAAGCTCCGACAAGCCTACCAAAATATCTTCGATAGATTAGACATCCAATACGTTATTGTAGAGGCTGATGGAGGAAAAATCGGTAAAGGAAAGTCTGAAGAATTTCATGTTCTCAGCTCTTTAGGAGAAGACACAATTTGCGTCAGTGGTCATTACGGAGCCAATATCGAAGCAGCGGTTGCACAACCGCCTCAATATACGTACGATAAAGAATATCTGCCTATAGAAGAAGTATCCACACCTGAGGTACGCACAATAGAAAATCTCCAAGACTTTTTCTCTGTTCCTCCACACCGGATCCTGAAAACTCTTGTAGTTAAGCTCTCCTATGGAGAACAGGATAAATTCGCAGCTATAGGCATCCGAGGAGATCGACAAATCAACCTGACTAAGATCGGTTCCAAACTTAATGCGGATGAATGTTCTCTTGCTTCAGATGAGGAAATACAAAAACATCTAGGAGTAGAGAAAGGATTTATCGGTCCTTTAAACTGTCCTATTGACTTCTATGCCGATGAAACCACGCAATGCATGACGAACTTCATCTGCGCAGGAAACGTCAAAGACAAACATTACAAAAATGTCAATTGGGATCGTGATATTCCTCGTCCCGAATATACAGACTTTCTTCTTGCTGAAGCAGGAGATCTCTGCCCAGCAAACAACAATGCCCCCTATGAAATTTTTGCGGGAGTAGAAGTAGCCCATATTTTCAACCTAGGTACACGCTATACCGAGTGTTTTGAAGTTGTCTTCCAGGATGAGCAAGGCAAACCACAATCCTGTTGGATGGGAACTTACGGTATTGGTATCGGTAGAACCCTAGCTGCATGCATAGAACAACTTGCTGATGATCGGGGTATCGTCTGGCCTAAAGCGATCGCTCCTTTCGACATCACCATTCTCTACAATGGAGGCGATGCCACCTGCGAAGAAGCTGCTGAAAAAATCTATAAAGAATTACAATGCCATGGCTACGCCCCGCTATTAGATGATCGTAATGAAAGACTTGGGTTTAAATTAAAAGATAGCGATCTTATTGGGATTCCATATAAACTCATTCTCGGAAAAACTTTCCTCAATTCAGGGATGTTAGAAATCGAATCTCGATCCATAGAAAAGTTTTCTGTTGAACCAAAAGATTTTTTCAATTGGTGCAAGAGTCATCTTCCAAGCCCTCGTTGTTTTTGCCCTATTTCCTAG
- a CDS encoding ABC transporter substrate-binding protein, which produces MILRKIAQYIFFFSIICSFISVVVSSPNPEQDSPKVAVFLSFSHSILEDCSQSCIDVLKTFENSPEVLVVNAEDSVVKARKLARTLHSDQNVVAIVTLGSIATKIMSQIETKKPIIYAAVPEGDTLVFPKKQTNIYGVNDSLDINQCCFAIQAVRTNAESLVYIKPAEPFPSALQQEIEKKLHASGISVTEIPVTPANFKTRIQQAIDKRPSAIFIPFSSLAHKLGTAFIEEILKEKIPIITDDFSLVAEGACVACGVDFKRSGRQAAQMVYHLLNQQQDIEGLKKIIAEPLPQTTTFNEDVIRRLGLKINRTERKQFRSIIFKDNKDKKAAVKSDKPETDKNYSPA; this is translated from the coding sequence ATGATTCTTCGTAAAATTGCTCAATATATTTTTTTCTTTTCCATTATCTGCTCCTTTATTTCTGTAGTTGTCTCCTCACCTAATCCTGAGCAAGACTCTCCCAAAGTCGCAGTGTTCTTATCTTTCTCTCACTCCATACTCGAAGATTGTAGTCAAAGTTGCATAGATGTTCTAAAGACATTCGAAAACTCTCCAGAAGTGCTGGTCGTTAATGCTGAAGATAGTGTAGTCAAAGCAAGGAAACTTGCGCGCACATTGCACAGCGATCAAAATGTCGTTGCTATTGTCACCCTAGGCTCAATAGCAACAAAAATCATGAGTCAAATCGAAACAAAAAAGCCGATTATCTATGCTGCAGTTCCTGAAGGAGATACTCTAGTTTTTCCTAAAAAACAAACGAATATCTACGGTGTTAACGACTCCCTAGATATCAACCAATGTTGTTTCGCTATACAAGCTGTAAGGACAAACGCCGAGTCATTAGTCTATATAAAACCTGCTGAGCCTTTTCCATCAGCTCTACAACAAGAAATCGAGAAAAAACTCCATGCTTCAGGAATTTCCGTTACAGAAATTCCTGTAACACCAGCGAATTTCAAAACACGTATTCAACAAGCAATAGACAAACGTCCCTCTGCTATTTTTATTCCTTTCTCTTCGCTAGCTCATAAACTCGGAACAGCATTTATTGAAGAAATCCTTAAAGAGAAAATCCCTATCATTACCGATGACTTCTCTTTAGTTGCTGAAGGAGCCTGCGTCGCTTGTGGCGTAGATTTTAAAAGATCCGGCCGACAAGCTGCTCAAATGGTTTACCACCTACTTAACCAACAGCAAGATATCGAAGGATTAAAAAAAATTATCGCCGAGCCGCTACCACAAACAACAACATTTAATGAAGATGTGATCCGCCGTTTAGGTTTAAAAATTAACAGAACAGAACGCAAACAATTCCGTTCTATAATCTTTAAAGATAATAAAGATAAGAAAGCCGCTGTGAAAAGCGACAAACCTGAAACCGATAAAAACTACAGCCCTGCTTAA
- a CDS encoding CT392 family protein, with product MASVSGNSGQNPNPIPEDLNSRLDQADTSKDQEEAGSGVTETGLSIEVLSIGELSNIDAAVSDIQDIAGAVIAVGAPSSLSPTSPEAAALSAELVTDFYEESLDRDDSDKIDEAVASLFAGVQDSTALVDELKKKIENFQKTQLNAKQVFRRSQLNDDLDLGEMYLDMRRELASLNGKVNELESLSHRLLSTLGDVHHGLVSMSLEEFRDTFGDHSDHVRSYLEKLGLVHSDEGWTIDSSGAVPKLAIAIQNQRIALEKLVIPTEEEFIQAATEAGVPFFQSIINKLRTLWNTLVQMFHTLYDQLLFFLLWIGKKLRGNQKAISAAQDEKNPKFENPFASTAGSVLSHENTSSLRASVSGRGDLSDEEMIRRPEDNTIDTQNVNNQDEKNNKIYLDDI from the coding sequence ATGGCGTCAGTAAGCGGAAATTCTGGTCAAAATCCTAACCCCATTCCAGAAGATCTCAATAGTCGTTTGGATCAAGCAGATACTTCGAAAGATCAAGAGGAAGCCGGAAGTGGTGTTACTGAGACAGGGTTGAGTATCGAAGTTTTGTCTATTGGTGAGTTATCGAACATCGATGCTGCGGTCTCTGATATACAGGATATTGCCGGTGCAGTCATTGCTGTGGGCGCCCCTTCGAGTTTATCACCTACTTCACCAGAGGCTGCGGCTTTATCTGCAGAATTAGTCACTGATTTTTATGAAGAGAGCCTGGATAGAGATGATTCGGATAAAATTGACGAAGCTGTGGCAAGTTTATTTGCTGGAGTTCAAGACAGTACAGCTTTAGTTGATGAGTTGAAGAAGAAGATCGAGAATTTTCAGAAAACGCAACTTAATGCAAAGCAGGTATTTAGAAGATCTCAGCTTAATGACGACCTAGATTTAGGCGAGATGTATCTTGACATGCGTCGTGAACTCGCCTCATTGAATGGTAAGGTCAACGAGTTAGAGAGTTTATCTCATAGATTATTATCTACTTTAGGAGACGTACACCATGGGTTGGTGTCGATGTCTTTAGAGGAATTTCGTGATACTTTTGGAGATCACAGTGATCATGTGCGTTCGTATTTAGAGAAACTTGGATTGGTCCATAGTGACGAAGGTTGGACAATTGATTCCTCTGGTGCTGTTCCTAAGTTAGCTATAGCAATTCAAAATCAGCGTATTGCTTTAGAAAAACTGGTTATCCCTACAGAAGAAGAGTTTATTCAAGCGGCGACGGAGGCGGGAGTTCCATTTTTTCAGTCTATTATCAATAAGCTGAGAACGTTGTGGAACACATTAGTCCAGATGTTTCACACTCTTTATGATCAACTACTCTTTTTCCTATTGTGGATTGGGAAAAAACTTCGAGGTAACCAGAAAGCTATTTCTGCGGCTCAGGATGAGAAAAACCCTAAATTTGAAAATCCTTTTGCATCCACTGCAGGAAGCGTTTTGTCTCATGAAAACACTTCTTCTTTAAGGGCTTCGGTTTCTGGAAGGGGGGATTTATCGGATGAGGAGATGATCCGACGTCCTGAAGACAATACGATAGATACACAAAATGTTAATAATCAAGATGAAAAGAATAATAAAATCTATCTTGATGATATTTAA
- a CDS encoding DUF167 domain-containing protein: MNQEYWILEVKVTPKSKENKIVGFEGEVLKIRVTEVPEKGKANEAVIALLAKTLSLPKRDVTLISGETSKNKRILLPKATESIVSHWREKGF; this comes from the coding sequence TTGAATCAAGAATATTGGATTTTAGAGGTGAAGGTCACCCCAAAATCTAAAGAAAATAAAATTGTGGGATTTGAAGGTGAGGTATTGAAAATACGTGTTACTGAGGTCCCAGAAAAAGGAAAGGCTAACGAAGCAGTTATTGCTTTGTTAGCCAAAACATTGTCTTTGCCTAAACGTGACGTCACGTTAATTTCGGGAGAGACTTCCAAGAACAAAAGAATCTTATTACCGAAGGCTACAGAATCGATTGTCTCTCATTGGAGAGAAAAGGGATTTTAA
- the hrcA gene encoding heat-inducible transcriptional repressor HrcA has protein sequence MSRSWISKRESKLLYILLTTTELYLKTGQPVGSKTLKEYECSNLSTATIRNYFAELEAEGFLKKNHVSGGRIPTDLAFRYYVDHRADCPQEDLPETTMNLLNQLPEESQNIVKDLQKASELLGEALQLPTCFSSPRFENDSVTNIQLSLVDEQRVVVILSTEFGQIFTDTLWLAETSNYASLKRIETFLQNYLRKQPPSESLSQKEEDLGMTLYNEVVVRYLTRYCNFSEEDLYQTGLSKLLKYDAFKDPDMLALGLSFFENRRHMCKLLDIGMHRDRPTAFIGSELSDIFGTPNPHCAVITTPYYMNRTPLGAFGVLGPINLPYKEIYKTLTIFADKVKESLTQSFYKFKLSFRRPCPSDPKLSKEPTLLARYSSIKLLPPKETS, from the coding sequence ATGTCTAGGTCGTGGATCTCGAAACGAGAGTCTAAGCTTCTTTACATTCTCTTAACAACGACAGAGCTGTATTTAAAAACAGGTCAACCTGTCGGATCAAAAACTCTGAAAGAATATGAGTGTTCAAATTTGAGCACTGCGACTATCCGCAATTATTTCGCAGAATTAGAAGCTGAAGGTTTTCTAAAGAAAAATCACGTCTCGGGAGGAAGAATTCCCACAGACTTAGCATTCCGTTATTATGTAGACCATCGCGCAGATTGTCCTCAGGAAGATCTTCCCGAAACTACAATGAACCTATTAAACCAACTTCCTGAAGAAAGTCAAAACATTGTTAAAGATTTACAAAAGGCATCCGAACTTTTAGGAGAAGCTTTACAGCTACCTACATGTTTCTCTTCTCCAAGATTTGAAAATGACTCTGTAACCAATATCCAACTTTCTTTGGTAGACGAACAACGCGTTGTTGTTATCCTATCTACGGAATTTGGTCAGATATTTACAGACACCCTCTGGTTAGCCGAAACATCAAACTACGCGTCCTTAAAGCGTATTGAAACGTTTCTTCAAAATTACCTGCGTAAGCAACCTCCTTCAGAGAGTCTCTCACAGAAAGAAGAAGATCTTGGGATGACCCTATATAATGAAGTCGTCGTTCGCTACCTCACACGTTACTGTAATTTCAGCGAAGAAGATTTATACCAAACAGGATTATCTAAACTTCTGAAATACGACGCATTCAAAGATCCCGATATGCTCGCTCTAGGGCTATCATTTTTCGAGAATCGTCGTCATATGTGCAAACTTTTAGATATTGGCATGCACAGAGACCGCCCCACGGCATTTATAGGAAGCGAGCTTTCCGATATTTTTGGTACTCCTAATCCACATTGTGCTGTTATCACGACTCCATACTACATGAATCGCACTCCATTAGGAGCTTTTGGTGTGTTAGGGCCGATAAATCTTCCATACAAGGAGATTTATAAAACCCTCACAATATTTGCAGATAAAGTTAAAGAAAGCCTGACTCAAAGTTTTTATAAATTTAAATTATCCTTCAGAAGACCTTGCCCTTCCGATCCTAAACTCTCCAAAGAACCTACGTTATTAGCAAGGTACTCTTCTATAAAACTATTACCCCCTAAGGAGACGTCATGA